The following DNA comes from Castanea sativa cultivar Marrone di Chiusa Pesio chromosome 10, ASM4071231v1.
CATCGACAGTCGGACATTATATCCATTATGGTAATGGTTTTCATTCATTAATAGTTTTAGGTTTTTGTGATTAACGGTGGTAACTAGTTGTAGACTTGTGCAATGCATGAGAATAGATAATtactttataattttaatataaatataatttgttctcctaaatttgttgaaaataatttgttctatcaaaaatttaagagaaattttatgtcaacaataatttcacaatactttcacaacaaatcatacatagtagattattattaattattattgattggcaaaaagtaattttagtgtagatttaaattagaactaataacaatttaccaacTATGACTCGTGAAAACGTTGTAGACGTAATacttctcaaaaattaaataatttctaaaattatttttcatctcaaTATCtctacaaatacaaatatatcattctattatttttgggtgtatttgattgatatttatCCGTTTTTTAAGTGGTTCATATTCCTTTAAATTATGTTATAGTGCGTTATGTTTTcctaatttgggtttttagttttagattttggattatgttattttttttcaacaacttgattttctttttagaatttTCTCCTCTAGTATATCTAGaatacaactaaaattttttaactaaGTATTagctcaaacaaaaattaaatcaaaacaataagaaagagagagaggacttGTGATAGAAAtctcaattcaattcaatcagTCTTCTTCATATTTTATCCAAATTCAATTTCTTCATATAGCCAAGCATACATTTTTGTGGAATTTCTCACATCCAATTAGTCTTCATGGATTTTGAGGCTTTGTCCAAACTTGGATAATCTTTCACCCTAGTCTTTTTCTTGGTTGTCTATTGCTACCTTATATAGTTTTATACATGTCCATTGACATCAAATTCTACAAATTTGGCAAAAAGTCTTGCAACAAAGGCATCccataatattatctaaatttgttacaataccaaaaaaaaagtaacatatcTTGTACTAAGTTATGCATCTACATTCATGTCACAACTAATATGTACGTACAATAGAACTTATTTATGCTACACATATACAAAGATAATTATTTATCCATAATGGAGAATGCATCACACAAATTCACATAAGAGGTATAATatcagtggaaaaaaaaattcatccatGATTAACGACCACATAAACTATAATAGTAAGACCCCTTTGCGATTCTTTTAATGTATTCTTCACTATTgctttgagatttttttggttgctttaTGGGAACCAACATTGTTGGCACCTGAGATCTCCAATGGCACATCACtaacaaaattaattcaaaaaagttgaaaagtataagggagaataggaaaaaataaacCTTCACTTTAGAGGGACTTTCCAAATTTGCAAGAGTGAGGTGGAGcaattgcaaatatatatagacaaagaattagtagtttttttttttttaattctaatagAGTAGCAATTGAACAGTTTTCATAATTGCTTGATTAGAGAGAAGGAGAGTCATAAAGTTGAAGGaagtttgaattattattaaattggtTTGATGGAATAATAAATGGAAAGTTAAAAAGTTAGGAAACATTAATTAAgagatgaagtttttttttttttgtgattgagaaaatgttaatttgcaaaagaaaggaaaagaaaaagaaaaaaagaaagttagtgGGACTGATGACATCGCTCCATTAAATCCCATCCCTCTTTTGCGGACACAATCAAActataacaataatatatatatatatttctattgatcagatatcatgaaaattttttctataCTAATAAAAccttactctattttttttttttttttttagtatttgtatttaataaaaatttccattgaattataaattcattaaaGGGTTCTCAGAACCCTGGAaaatttagaaactaaaaaaaggATCTTTGACAAATGGGTGCATTTGCCCAATTGACACGTTTGAAGGAATCAATGTTGGACTCATTAGATCCTTAGCAATTCATGCAAGAATTGGTCATTGGGGGTTCCTAGAAAGCCCATTTTATGATGTAGCTCAATGAAGCATgacaacaataaatatatatatatatatatatatatatatatcatgataACAATGAGAAATTATTCACTCCTAAGGGAGAATCTTCCCTCCGCTCAATGACTCGGTTCCAAAACCAGGTTAACATCAGGTTGGGATTTAATAACTATGTATCAACCATTGCTTTGGAATATTTTTGTCTTATCTTACAGCTCCTTTCATTTGACAACAAAATACATACTTTTCAATTCttgtttacaaataaaatagtgAATGCACTCTGTAACTATATCACAACTtggaaaaaataagaagaaactACAACATGGATGAAGTACGAGTCTTTAGTCTCTTTCTCAAGAAGCTTGAATGGTGAATCTCATCCCAGTGTGGAACAGACCTGGAGAGACGACATACCAACTCAAAGCCTCGAGTTCAAATTAATGTACCATCTTCCAAGAACTGGCCTGCCGcattctcttcctcttcatcaatCACCAAGTATGGATTCCTTTCAATCGGCTTAAAGTTATAGAaaataaacacataaaaagCCAAGCTTACACACTCTTCTGTGGCATTGCCAACCCATTCATATCTATAATTCAACCTATAAGCAATTTCCGGAACTGCAACCCTTGTAAAATACAAGTACCCCACCAAAACCATGTAGAATTGCTTGAACagttttagtttttcaagaTTCCTAGCTGCCTTGCCATCTGTTTTGGATGCTTCTCGTAAGAGTCGAATAACCCAaattatagggaaaaaaatggCACAACAACAGACTACATCAACTAGCAAGAGAGTGCGTTTCCATGTAATGTAAAGAAAAGACCACTCCTTTGTTGTTAGACCTTTTTCCCTCAGAATAACATAAGCTATATTCTCAACAACCTGTAGTGGCATTACAACCATTAAAACCTTCTTCTCTCGGACTTGTAGGTGAGGTTTCAGGAAGCACCACCCTGTGCCTATAAGCACAATGACAGTAAAAAGCAGTACACTTTTGAATAacccaaaaacataaaatgctATATCCCAACCATGAGGAGTGCCCGTTTTTCTCACGTACATATAGTATTCAAAAGCAGATATCATTGAAAGCATCTTGAAGAGAAGTAATGCACCCATAATTGTATGGATTTTTTCAGTAATTGGTCTTTGTTTAATGCATGTGAAGACCCATATAACGAAAAAACttgtatatataagaaataagagaaaatagaggATTGGCAAATTGGTTTTTCCTGCAGAAAGGAACTCCTTTTCGCCATGTTTCAAATTGTACATCTCAGTGTGGACATTCATTGATACTTCAAATAACTCGGCCTTGCAATTACAAAAACTCAGAATATATTCGTCGGGTTCATCAACGGCAGTGGAAACATTATAGGCTGATGAGTTGGTGGTGAGCTTTTCAAATGTGGACAACACTTGCACATATTTGCTTGATAAAACACATGAGTGTTTGTTGCGTATGGCCTCCATTACAATTGGGCCCAGAAATGacattttgaaaatgtaaaatCCCATGGAATTTAAGTTTAGTTGTGCCTTGTGAGCCTTTGATTTCCATGAGATATCTTTTATTGAAATCAAGGTGTGACCGTCTTCTAAGAACCCGAACTTCTGAAAGGGGATAATTTCTCGGGAGTCATCAACAATGTGTTTGTCATTGATGTCAGATATAGCAAAGGGAATGCATGAAATTATGAGTAAAGCATACGAGACTTGAAGCATAGGATGATGGCTTAGAGGGAAAAAGTTGAAGATTTCCATAGAGTAAATATGGGACTgaaattcaaaaatgaaaaaatggcATCCAAAGGTAGAGAACGAATAATCTTATATGTTGCTAAAGGTGGTTCAAACTGAAAACAATGATTTGCAGATTGCTGTGTTTGGTTGGATATGGATGGCTCATAAGTGGTAACAGCAAAAGAGAAGAACGGTTTGCCTTGGTTTGGCTTGCTTTGGTTTTATGGttagtttgttttggttgttgtAGTAGGGAGGTTTTCTTTTACTAGTTTATTTTGGGTCTTCCTTTgtaatttgtgttttgtttctATAAATATAAGCTGAATTaccacagaaaaaaaaataataaaaaaaaatgaaaaataacggTTTGCCAAATAATTGGAAGAGAGACTGAACAATCTCATACATGTATCAATTCTATACTCATAAAGTTATAGTTCGAAAGGATAATATTAGCAAAGaagttttttgttcttttcgctaaattttcatgtaattttttttttttttttacaataaaaccaTAAATTTCATTACTGGAATTAGTGATATCAAATgctttttgtaaataatataatgTGTGGTTAGAATATGTTTCTAGTGCTTTTTTATAAATGGTCATCTTCTATATGTCTTGAATGGCTTCAAGAGAAAGTAGATATAAGTAAATTTGTTACTTAGGGCacgtttggtagactgtaatagtAATTACATAGAAATAAGAATATATATCACAAAGAATACAAGATACTACAATgtaatacttattattatttatttgtttagtgACAAGTTGACAACACAAGAATAGAACCCTAAAGATAATagaatgtttaaattgtaacattaaaataaaacttaatatatatttaaggaAATACAAGCTCTTATAAAtatatttcccaaaaaataatattctttaaaatttaaaagaaaagttagttattttttatgactttttattttcataGTTGTTTTGTGTATATAGAaggtttgtttatttataaatatattaattttagaaatcgATACACCTactaagaaataattattataaccTTTTAAGAGCAACAGCATTAGCCCTTCTAAAAGAtttcgtctattttacacacaaaaatttatttttttctattttacatcattacttttacaaaacactcatatcagtttatctattttacaggatatttcaataaaatattcattctttcatcaattttttattattttccctaATGGccatactttttttaatttaaacttatattttaagtaAACTACCAACACTGGTGGCTCTACCAATGGATCCGCTGGTGGTGGAGTTCCTATGGTCGAACTTCCGAAATAGCGTTTCCGGCAACCGTCGCTAGATCTGTGTCTCCACCCACCATGCCACCAACACTGGTGGCCAAACCACCAAAATAGTGGCTTCGAGGACAGCTGACAGAGCAGTGTCTTCAGCCATCATTCTGCCATCAATGAAATATTTCAGTGTGCCGTTTCAAGGTTACgcattggagagagagagagagagagagagagagagagagagagattatttaCTATTagtatattttagttttttaaaaggGCATtgatttgaattaaaaaaatttaaatagactttaataaaattccaaataaaatcatgctttgtttgaaaaaaaaaatcaattataattcttttataattaaattatattgtagAGATATTTACAAGTAAAGAAGCTTCAATGAAGCTTCCTTTCCGCTCACTTTTAACCCCCACCACTAAAACATCTaaccctcttttttatttttttccttttttatctcACAAAATCACATCTTTCTCTCTACTTCCACGgtcttttctcttcatttttttttattttttgatattttcctTTGTCATAGCTCTCAAGCACttgtttctctcttctctaatGGCAGCAACAAGCTCTCCATGGTAGTGGTGACGGCGGCTTCGATTTAAGTTTCGGTTTGGGTTGAtgggttttttgttgaaagttt
Coding sequences within:
- the LOC142612458 gene encoding protein CANDIDATE G-PROTEIN COUPLED RECEPTOR 7-like, whose amino-acid sequence is MEIFNFFPLSHHPMLQVSYALLIISCIPFAISDINDKHIVDDSREIIPFQKFGFLEDGHTLISIKDISWKSKAHKAQLNLNSMGFYIFKMSFLGPIVMEAIRNKHSCVLSSKYVQVLSTFEKLTTNSSAYNVSTAVDEPDEYILSFCNCKAELFEVSMNVHTEMYNLKHGEKEFLSAGKTNLPILYFLLFLIYTSFFVIWVFTCIKQRPITEKIHTIMGALLLFKMLSMISAFEYYMYVRKTGTPHGWDIAFYVFGLFKSVLLFTVIVLIGTGWCFLKPHLQVREKKVLMVVMPLQVVENIAYVILREKGLTTKEWSFLYITWKRTLLLVDVVCCCAIFFPIIWVIRLLREASKTDGKAARNLEKLKLFKQFYMVLVGYLYFTRVAVPEIAYRLNYRYEWVGNATEECVSLPIERNPYLVIDEEEENAAGQFLEDGTLI